A stretch of the Flavobacterium sp. 5 genome encodes the following:
- a CDS encoding FUSC family membrane protein: MIAKIEKFTDSTYFTNALKATISAVIPVLVCTYFNHFEIGFTIALGTFLTYPCDIPSSLKHKINGIIVTAFLVAGINLLINLTYPIPYIFYPLFPLLIFILAMLSVYGQRATFTSFSALLSASLSFAHMHTGLEMLQYSGLILTGGLFYLLISLLFHYIRPYRYAELQVAECIKLTAKYLKLRGDLWNSTADRKVILEKQLHLQVELNDIHHNIRRVLIGKQINAVSSNQNRKMLIAFVSLVEILELALSTSFDHNRLHQKFDKHPKTLATYQNLAYNLASTLKQLSKNIVKRTNFIPEHTLRTNLTALENAIGEYENELGKTEASEGVLMLKTMLEYAEKQIEKIKIIERTFTSVSNNYDFKGKDKDLEKFLTPQYYPISTFIENISFSSTIFRHSLRLTIAIILGGLIGKFLPFQNVYWILMTTIIIMRPGYGLTKQRTIQRVIGTVIGGIIAFSILSLMPNHFILSILAVLCMLLGFAFAQINYTVSATFVTMYIVFIYGILTTDYLDVIQFRIVDTLTGGLLAYLANHFLWPSWEYIKAPEYLEKSIIANRNYLKEIFTYYTQKGEVTTSYRLARKNAFIEIGNLMASFQRMSQEPKSKQKNMLLLYKLTELNHSLLSSTASLGTYTQSHKTTPSSRAFTIVVEKVLKNLEQSIDILENKEILELDEASNKEIANRFTELKNIRENELKKVDNIDEEAFVIKMQEAQLVIEQLIWLTNLSEGILKSTKKLMEN, from the coding sequence ATGATTGCCAAAATAGAAAAATTTACTGATAGCACCTATTTTACCAATGCCTTAAAAGCAACAATATCTGCAGTGATTCCGGTATTAGTTTGTACTTATTTTAATCATTTTGAAATAGGTTTTACTATTGCTCTTGGAACCTTTTTGACCTATCCTTGCGATATTCCAAGTAGTTTGAAACATAAAATAAATGGAATTATTGTTACTGCATTTTTGGTAGCTGGAATCAATTTATTAATCAATCTTACCTACCCTATTCCTTATATATTCTATCCACTTTTCCCGTTATTGATATTTATTTTAGCCATGCTGTCCGTATATGGTCAAAGAGCTACGTTTACATCATTTTCGGCATTGTTATCTGCATCATTGTCATTTGCACACATGCATACTGGTCTAGAAATGCTTCAGTATTCGGGTTTGATATTGACAGGAGGATTATTTTATTTACTTATCTCATTATTATTTCATTACATAAGACCGTATCGTTATGCCGAATTACAAGTTGCCGAATGTATCAAATTAACAGCCAAATATCTTAAACTAAGAGGAGACTTATGGAATAGTACTGCCGACAGAAAAGTAATTCTCGAAAAACAATTGCATCTGCAAGTTGAACTCAATGACATACATCATAATATCCGAAGAGTACTTATTGGGAAACAAATTAACGCTGTTTCATCAAATCAAAACCGAAAAATGTTGATTGCTTTTGTTTCTTTAGTAGAAATATTAGAACTGGCTCTCTCTACTTCATTTGATCATAACAGATTGCATCAAAAATTTGACAAACACCCCAAAACTCTGGCAACCTATCAAAATTTGGCCTATAACTTGGCTTCAACATTAAAACAATTATCTAAAAACATAGTAAAAAGAACCAATTTTATCCCAGAACATACTTTACGCACCAATTTAACGGCTTTAGAAAATGCTATTGGTGAGTATGAAAACGAATTAGGAAAAACAGAAGCTTCAGAAGGTGTTTTGATGCTAAAAACCATGCTCGAATATGCTGAAAAACAAATCGAAAAAATCAAAATCATCGAACGTACTTTTACATCTGTATCCAACAATTATGATTTTAAAGGGAAAGACAAAGATTTGGAGAAGTTTTTAACTCCGCAATATTATCCTATTAGTACTTTTATTGAAAACATCAGTTTTTCTTCAACTATATTTAGACATTCTTTACGATTAACAATTGCTATAATCTTAGGAGGATTAATTGGTAAATTTCTTCCATTTCAAAATGTATACTGGATTTTAATGACGACTATCATCATCATGAGACCTGGTTATGGTTTGACCAAACAGCGAACCATACAACGTGTTATTGGGACTGTTATTGGTGGCATAATTGCATTCAGTATCTTATCATTAATGCCAAATCATTTCATATTAAGCATTTTGGCAGTTCTCTGTATGTTGCTAGGTTTTGCCTTTGCACAAATCAATTATACGGTAAGCGCCACTTTTGTAACGATGTACATTGTATTTATATATGGCATATTAACTACTGATTATTTGGATGTTATTCAGTTTAGAATCGTTGATACATTGACAGGAGGATTATTAGCCTATTTGGCCAATCATTTTTTATGGCCTTCTTGGGAATATATCAAAGCACCGGAATACCTAGAAAAATCGATTATTGCTAATAGAAATTATTTAAAAGAAATTTTCACTTATTATACTCAAAAAGGAGAAGTTACTACCTCTTATCGTTTAGCACGAAAAAATGCTTTTATTGAAATTGGAAATCTTATGGCTTCTTTCCAAAGAATGTCACAAGAACCAAAATCAAAGCAAAAGAACATGTTATTGCTTTATAAATTGACAGAGCTTAATCACTCCTTACTTTCATCAACAGCTTCCTTAGGAACTTATACTCAATCACACAAAACTACCCCTTCGTCAAGAGCGTTTACGATTGTGGTCGAAAAAGTTCTTAAAAACCTCGAACAATCTATTGATATTTTAGAAAACAAAGAGATTCTCGAACTCGACGAAGCCTCAAACAAAGAAATAGCTAATCGATTTACGGAATTAAAAAACATCCGTGAAAACGAATTAAAAAAAGTTGATAATATAGATGAAGAAGCGTTTGTTATAAAAATGCAGGAAGCTCAATTGGTAATTGAACAATTAATTTGGCTAACTAATTTATCCGAAGGGATTTTAAAAAGCACAAAAAAACTAATGGAGAATTGA
- the def gene encoding peptide deformylase: MILPIIGYGDPVLRKIGEELTPDYPNLKEVIANMYETMYNASGVGLAAEQVGLSLRLFVIDTTPFSDDEDLENAEQNKLKGFKKTFINAKIIKEEGEEWAFNEGCLSIPDVREDVYRKPTVTIEYCEEDFVMKTEVFDGLIARVIQHEYDHIEGILFTDKISSLKKRLIQKKLKNITEGKTFQDYRMKFFAKKGR, encoded by the coding sequence ATGATATTACCAATTATAGGATATGGTGATCCTGTTTTAAGAAAAATAGGGGAGGAACTTACTCCTGATTATCCAAATTTGAAGGAAGTTATTGCAAACATGTATGAAACCATGTATAATGCAAGTGGCGTAGGTCTGGCAGCTGAACAAGTGGGATTGTCTTTGCGTTTATTTGTTATAGATACTACTCCATTTAGTGATGATGAAGATTTGGAAAATGCTGAACAGAACAAATTGAAAGGTTTCAAAAAGACTTTTATTAATGCTAAAATAATAAAAGAAGAAGGTGAAGAATGGGCTTTCAATGAAGGTTGTTTAAGTATTCCGGACGTCCGTGAAGATGTGTACAGAAAACCAACCGTTACAATTGAATATTGTGAAGAAGACTTCGTTATGAAAACAGAAGTTTTTGATGGTTTGATTGCAAGAGTTATTCAGCATGAATACGATCATATCGAGGGAATTTTATTTACTGATAAAATATCATCTTTGAAAAAGAGATTGATTCAAAAAAAATTAAAAAACATTACCGAAGGGAAAACATTTCAGGATTACAGAATGAAATTTTTTGCCAAAAAAGGAAGATAG
- a CDS encoding DUF5606 domain-containing protein, with the protein MSLEKILSISGKPGLYVLKVQTRTGFVAESLLDGKKVTVSLKSNVSLLSEISIYTYDAEKPLSEIMQNIAKKENKGQTISHKEDNATLLTYFREILPDYDEERVYASDVKKIVNWYNTLQAKGLLVEEAPVVAEEVAPVAEEVVAEKVKKAPAKKAAAKKE; encoded by the coding sequence ATGAGTTTAGAGAAAATATTATCCATTTCAGGGAAACCAGGTTTATACGTTTTAAAAGTACAAACTCGTACAGGTTTTGTTGCAGAGTCATTATTGGATGGAAAAAAAGTAACAGTAAGTTTGAAAAGCAATGTAAGTCTATTGTCTGAAATTTCTATTTATACTTATGATGCTGAAAAGCCTTTGTCAGAAATCATGCAGAATATTGCCAAAAAAGAAAATAAAGGTCAAACGATTTCTCATAAAGAAGACAATGCAACTTTGTTAACTTATTTCAGAGAAATTTTACCAGATTATGATGAAGAAAGAGTTTATGCGTCTGATGTGAAGAAAATTGTAAACTGGTACAATACGCTTCAAGCAAAAGGATTGCTTGTAGAAGAGGCTCCGGTTGTTGCTGAAGAAGTAGCTCCAGTTGCTGAAGAAGTAGTTGCAGAGAAAGTAAAAAAAGCACCAGCTAAAAAAGCAGCAGCCAAAAAGGAGTAA
- the mazG gene encoding nucleoside triphosphate pyrophosphohydrolase, with translation MNTRQSQLQAFERLLDIMDDLREKCPWDKKQTIQTLRHLTIEETYELGDAILDNDLNEVKKELGDLLLHIVFYAKIGSETNDFDMADVCNEICEKLIHRHPHIYSDVVVKDEEEVKQNWEKLKLKEGKKSVLEGVPKSLPALVKASRIQDKVKGVGFDWEESHQVWDKVQEELQELQDEVAEGDQDKMEAEFGDVLFSMINYARFLNINPEDALERTNKKFIKRFQYLESKADELGKPLMDMTLAEMDVFWNEAKKL, from the coding sequence ATGAACACCAGACAAAGTCAACTCCAAGCCTTCGAACGATTATTAGATATCATGGATGATTTGCGTGAAAAATGTCCTTGGGACAAAAAGCAAACCATACAAACGCTTCGTCATTTAACAATTGAAGAAACCTATGAATTAGGCGATGCGATTTTGGATAATGATTTAAACGAAGTTAAAAAAGAATTAGGTGATTTGTTGCTGCATATTGTTTTTTATGCCAAAATAGGCAGTGAAACGAACGATTTTGATATGGCTGATGTCTGTAATGAAATTTGCGAAAAATTGATTCATCGCCATCCTCATATTTATAGTGATGTTGTGGTAAAAGACGAAGAAGAAGTGAAACAAAATTGGGAAAAACTAAAACTCAAAGAAGGTAAAAAGTCAGTTTTGGAAGGAGTTCCAAAAAGTTTGCCAGCACTTGTAAAAGCAAGCAGAATTCAGGACAAAGTAAAAGGAGTTGGATTTGATTGGGAAGAATCACATCAGGTTTGGGATAAAGTCCAAGAGGAATTACAGGAATTGCAGGACGAGGTTGCTGAAGGTGATCAAGACAAAATGGAAGCCGAATTTGGTGATGTTTTGTTTTCGATGATAAATTATGCCCGATTTTTAAATATCAATCCCGAAGATGCTTTAGAGCGAACCAATAAAAAATTCATCAAGCGTTTTCAGTATTTAGAAAGCAAAGCCGATGAATTAGGTAAGCCATTAATGGATATGACACTGGCTGAAATGGATGTTTTTTGGAACGAAGCGAAGAAGTTGTAG
- a CDS encoding Crp/Fnr family transcriptional regulator has protein sequence MSKCEQCIVREFSSLKALNKDELIKLSDCKTSKIIKKGENIFEEGENVNGIFCIKDGVCKLTKLSPNGKDHIVKLVTKGELLGQRSMISDEPANLSAVALEDMQVCFIPKTEILGFFDKNNQFSMNVMKTICGDLKSADDHTVNMAQKSVKERLAETLIYLHETFGTNTDGTLKIQLSRDELASMIGTATESCIRLLSDFKKLDLIELVGKKIVLKDINKLRKIAD, from the coding sequence ATGAGTAAATGTGAGCAATGTATCGTAAGAGAGTTTAGTTCTTTGAAAGCACTAAACAAAGATGAACTTATAAAACTTTCAGATTGTAAGACCTCCAAAATTATCAAAAAAGGAGAAAATATTTTTGAAGAAGGAGAAAATGTAAATGGTATTTTTTGCATCAAAGATGGTGTTTGCAAACTGACAAAATTAAGCCCAAACGGAAAAGATCACATTGTAAAATTGGTTACTAAAGGAGAATTATTAGGTCAGCGTTCCATGATTAGTGACGAACCTGCGAATTTAAGTGCTGTTGCATTAGAAGATATGCAAGTATGTTTTATACCCAAAACTGAAATACTAGGATTCTTCGATAAAAACAATCAATTTTCCATGAATGTTATGAAAACAATTTGTGGAGATTTAAAATCTGCTGATGACCACACGGTAAATATGGCTCAAAAATCGGTAAAAGAACGATTGGCAGAGACTTTAATTTATTTGCATGAAACCTTTGGTACGAATACTGATGGAACTTTAAAAATTCAGCTTTCCAGAGATGAATTGGCCAGTATGATTGGTACCGCAACCGAAAGCTGTATTCGATTATTATCTGATTTTAAAAAACTGGATTTAATTGAATTAGTTGGTAAAAAAATTGTTTTAAAAGACATTAATAAGTTAAGAAAAATAGCAGATTAG